From Pontibacter actiniarum, a single genomic window includes:
- a CDS encoding N-acetyltransferase produces MNACTRLTLPQRHYHMAGAFDAAEKCVGLSYFWIATKLTSGKHREADSLVVGESHRGAGRLLSGWMPQLARQGQRDTVVQDAYASNSAAHRFYFREGFHIKRYHFYKSINT; encoded by the coding sequence ATGAACGCCTGCACCCGGCTAACGCTGCCCCAGCGCCACTACCATATGGCGGGCGCTTTTGATGCAGCAGAAAAATGCGTAGGTTTATCTTACTTCTGGATAGCGACCAAGCTCACAAGCGGCAAGCACCGGGAGGCAGACAGCTTGGTGGTGGGAGAGTCGCACCGCGGCGCTGGCAGGCTGCTCTCCGGTTGGATGCCACAGCTGGCGCGGCAGGGGCAGCGCGACACAGTGGTGCAGGATGCGTATGCAAGCAACAGTGCCGCCCACCGCTTTTATTTCCGAGAGGGCTTCCATATCAAGCGTTACCACTTTTATAAAAGTATAAACACATGA